A single region of the Hippoglossus hippoglossus isolate fHipHip1 chromosome 17, fHipHip1.pri, whole genome shotgun sequence genome encodes:
- the LOC117778911 gene encoding 1-phosphatidylinositol 4,5-bisphosphate phosphodiesterase delta-1-like isoform X2 — MEMNGGEKTNSGMEGDPDLQFLLQGGDLLKVRSTSWKKTRYYRLQEDCKTMWHESKKTFNTKQTFSLYDVSAVRMGRQSEGLRKNTEEQVEGRCFSIMFKNRRKNLDLIASSEEEAKQWVSSLEKMIINLNNLNAQQKSEHWIFSCLRKADKDKDDKLSQSEMKNFLRLINIEADNDYAEMLFQQCDKSKSGYLTGAEIQHFYELLTHREEIDVIYGQFAKTTGFMSPENLVEFLMKEQRGKASVALAHKIIEKYEPDEHVKAKKLLSKDGFLMYMHHPEAMILNSDHNEVYQDMNQPLNHYFISSSHNTYLMEDQLKGPSSTEAYVRALLKGCRCVELDCWDGSDDEPVIYHGYTLTSKILFKDTIKTIKEYAFKTSDYPVIISLENHCSVEQQKVMAHHMSSILGSALVTTPLGDGMPTDFPSPEELKGKFLIKGKRLRKLEAIFASETAADDDEDVTEEEESNDEDEQKEEEPSKKKKKLKLAKELSDMVIYCKSVHFNGFEDAVKDLSFYEMSSFKEGIAMKLAEESANAYILHNEDKLSRIYPAGSRTNSSNYNPVPLWNAGCQIVALNFQTTCLDMDVNQGRFLVNGKSGYILKPAYMRDEATGFDPNTLTRGEWLKHKTLHVMVISAQQLPKLNKKKSSIVDPLVKVEVYGVPEDVAVKETNPVENNGFNPSWNESFEFDLYVPDLALVRFVVEDHDSASDNEFVGQYTLPFNSLKMGYRHVPLLSKNGDRLPSAGLFIHIMVVDVK, encoded by the exons ATGGAAATGAATGGgggtgaaaagacaaacagcg GGATGGAGGGCGACCCGGACCTCCAGTTCCTCCTTCAGGGTGGAGATCTCCTCAAGGTCCGCTCCACGTCATGGAAGAAGACCCGCTACTACAGACTCCAGGAGGACTGCAAGACCATGTGGCATGAATCCAAAAAAACCTTCAATACAAAACAGACCT TCTCGCTGTATGACGTCTCAGCAGTGAGGATGGGCCGACAGTCGGAGGGTTTAAGGAAGAACACAGAAGAACAGGTGGAAGGTCGTTGCTTCTCCATTATGTTCAAGAACCGCCGCAAGAACCTGGACCTCATCGCCAGCTCCGAGGAGGAGGCCAAGCAGTGGGTCAGCAGCCTGGAGAAGATGATTATCAACTTAAACAACCTCAACGCCCAGCAGAAGTCAGAACA TTGGATCTTCAGCTGCCTGAGGAAAGCAGACAAGGACAAAGACGACAAACTGAGTCAGTCAGAGATGAAGAACTTCCTCCGTCTGATCAACATTGAAGCGGACAACGACTACGCAGAAATGCTCTTCCAG CAATGTGACAAATCCAAATCTGGATACCTGACTGGAGCGGAGATCCAACACTTCTATGAACTGTTGACCCATCGGGAGGAAATCGATGTTATCTACGGACAGTTCGCTAAAACCACAGGCTTCATGAGTCCTGAAAACTTAGTTGAGTTCCTGAtgaaagagcagagagggaaagcTTCAGTGGCCCTTGCACACAAGATTATCGAGAAGTATGAGCCGGATGAACATG TCAAGGCGAAGAAGCTGCTGTCTAAAGATGGCTTCCTCATGTACATGCATCACCCAGAGGCCATGATCCTGAACTCGGATCACAATGAGGTGTACCAGGACATGAACCAGCCCCTGAATCACtacttcatctcctcctcacacaacACCTACCTCATGGAGGATCAGCTCAAAGGGCCCAGCAGCACAGAGGCTTATGTCAG GGCTCTTCTGAAGGGCTGTCGCTGCGTGGAGCTGGACTGCTGGGATGGATCTGACGATGAGCCAGTGATCTACCACGGCTACACACTCACCTCCAAGATCCTCTTCAAAGACACAATCAAAACCATCAAGGAGTATGCATTCAAG ACGTCAGATTACCCTGTGATCATCTCGTTGGAGAACCACTGCAGCGTGGAGCAGCAGAAAGTCATGGCCCACCACATGAGCTCCATCCTGGGCAGTGCACTTGTTACCACTCCGCTGGGGGATGGCATGCCCACAGATTTCCCTTCCCCTGAG gaattaaagggaaagttcCTGATCAAAGGGAAGAGGTTACGCAAACTGGAGGCCATCTTTGCctctgaaacagcagcagatgacGACGAGGATGTGacggaagaagaagaatcaaatgatgaggatgagcagaaggaagaaGAGCCAAGCAAG aagaaaaagaagctgaaatTAGCAAAAGAGCTGTCTGACATGGTGATCTACTGTAAGAGCGTCCACTTCAACGGCTTCGAGGACGCCGTTAAAGACCTGAGCTTTTACGAGATGTCGTCCTTCAAGGAGGGAATTGCCATGAAGCTGGCAGAGGAGTCGG CAAATGCCTACATCCTTCATAATGAGGACAAGCTGAGCCGAATCTACCCAGCAGGCTCCAGGACCAACTCATCCAACTACAACCCTGTGCCCCTGTGGAACGCCGGCTGCCAAATTG TGGCTCTGAACTTCCAGACGACGTGCCTGGACATGGATGTGAACCAGGGCAGATTCCTGGTGAACGGTAAAAGTGGCTACATCCTGAAGCCAGCCTACATGAGGGACGAAGCCACAGGGTTTGACCCCAACACTCTGACCCGAGGAGAGTGGCTGAAGCACAAGACGCTCCATGTCATG GTTATATCAGCGCAGCAGCTCCCCAAACTGAACAAGAAGAAATCCTCAATTGTGGACCCGCTGGTTAAAGTGGAGGTGTACGGAGTGCCGGAAGATGTTGCTGTGAAAGAAACCAACCCTGTTGAAAACAATG GGTTTAACCCTTCGTGGAACGAAAGCTTCGAGTTTGACCTGTACGTGCCAGATCTGGCTCTGGTGCGCTTTGTTGTGGAAGACCACGACTCAGCGTCTGATAACGAGTTTGTCGGACAGTACACACTTCCCTTCAACAGCCTGAAAATGG GATACAGACACGTGCCTCTGCTCAGTAAGAACGGAGACCGTCTCCCCTCAGCCGGACTCTTTATACATATCATGGTCGTAGATGTTAAGTGA
- the LOC117778911 gene encoding 1-phosphatidylinositol 4,5-bisphosphate phosphodiesterase delta-1-like isoform X1: protein MSCLRRPAKLSSSEELLRCARSQKDIQVNAKLLGMEGDPDLQFLLQGGDLLKVRSTSWKKTRYYRLQEDCKTMWHESKKTFNTKQTFSLYDVSAVRMGRQSEGLRKNTEEQVEGRCFSIMFKNRRKNLDLIASSEEEAKQWVSSLEKMIINLNNLNAQQKSEHWIFSCLRKADKDKDDKLSQSEMKNFLRLINIEADNDYAEMLFQQCDKSKSGYLTGAEIQHFYELLTHREEIDVIYGQFAKTTGFMSPENLVEFLMKEQRGKASVALAHKIIEKYEPDEHVKAKKLLSKDGFLMYMHHPEAMILNSDHNEVYQDMNQPLNHYFISSSHNTYLMEDQLKGPSSTEAYVRALLKGCRCVELDCWDGSDDEPVIYHGYTLTSKILFKDTIKTIKEYAFKTSDYPVIISLENHCSVEQQKVMAHHMSSILGSALVTTPLGDGMPTDFPSPEELKGKFLIKGKRLRKLEAIFASETAADDDEDVTEEEESNDEDEQKEEEPSKKKKKLKLAKELSDMVIYCKSVHFNGFEDAVKDLSFYEMSSFKEGIAMKLAEESANAYILHNEDKLSRIYPAGSRTNSSNYNPVPLWNAGCQIVALNFQTTCLDMDVNQGRFLVNGKSGYILKPAYMRDEATGFDPNTLTRGEWLKHKTLHVMVISAQQLPKLNKKKSSIVDPLVKVEVYGVPEDVAVKETNPVENNGFNPSWNESFEFDLYVPDLALVRFVVEDHDSASDNEFVGQYTLPFNSLKMGYRHVPLLSKNGDRLPSAGLFIHIMVVDVK, encoded by the exons ATGAGCTGCCTGCGGAGACCAGCCAAACTCAGCTCATCTGAGGAGTTACTGCGCTGTGCCAGGAGCCAGAAAGACATACAAGTGAACGCGAAGCTGCTAG GGATGGAGGGCGACCCGGACCTCCAGTTCCTCCTTCAGGGTGGAGATCTCCTCAAGGTCCGCTCCACGTCATGGAAGAAGACCCGCTACTACAGACTCCAGGAGGACTGCAAGACCATGTGGCATGAATCCAAAAAAACCTTCAATACAAAACAGACCT TCTCGCTGTATGACGTCTCAGCAGTGAGGATGGGCCGACAGTCGGAGGGTTTAAGGAAGAACACAGAAGAACAGGTGGAAGGTCGTTGCTTCTCCATTATGTTCAAGAACCGCCGCAAGAACCTGGACCTCATCGCCAGCTCCGAGGAGGAGGCCAAGCAGTGGGTCAGCAGCCTGGAGAAGATGATTATCAACTTAAACAACCTCAACGCCCAGCAGAAGTCAGAACA TTGGATCTTCAGCTGCCTGAGGAAAGCAGACAAGGACAAAGACGACAAACTGAGTCAGTCAGAGATGAAGAACTTCCTCCGTCTGATCAACATTGAAGCGGACAACGACTACGCAGAAATGCTCTTCCAG CAATGTGACAAATCCAAATCTGGATACCTGACTGGAGCGGAGATCCAACACTTCTATGAACTGTTGACCCATCGGGAGGAAATCGATGTTATCTACGGACAGTTCGCTAAAACCACAGGCTTCATGAGTCCTGAAAACTTAGTTGAGTTCCTGAtgaaagagcagagagggaaagcTTCAGTGGCCCTTGCACACAAGATTATCGAGAAGTATGAGCCGGATGAACATG TCAAGGCGAAGAAGCTGCTGTCTAAAGATGGCTTCCTCATGTACATGCATCACCCAGAGGCCATGATCCTGAACTCGGATCACAATGAGGTGTACCAGGACATGAACCAGCCCCTGAATCACtacttcatctcctcctcacacaacACCTACCTCATGGAGGATCAGCTCAAAGGGCCCAGCAGCACAGAGGCTTATGTCAG GGCTCTTCTGAAGGGCTGTCGCTGCGTGGAGCTGGACTGCTGGGATGGATCTGACGATGAGCCAGTGATCTACCACGGCTACACACTCACCTCCAAGATCCTCTTCAAAGACACAATCAAAACCATCAAGGAGTATGCATTCAAG ACGTCAGATTACCCTGTGATCATCTCGTTGGAGAACCACTGCAGCGTGGAGCAGCAGAAAGTCATGGCCCACCACATGAGCTCCATCCTGGGCAGTGCACTTGTTACCACTCCGCTGGGGGATGGCATGCCCACAGATTTCCCTTCCCCTGAG gaattaaagggaaagttcCTGATCAAAGGGAAGAGGTTACGCAAACTGGAGGCCATCTTTGCctctgaaacagcagcagatgacGACGAGGATGTGacggaagaagaagaatcaaatgatgaggatgagcagaaggaagaaGAGCCAAGCAAG aagaaaaagaagctgaaatTAGCAAAAGAGCTGTCTGACATGGTGATCTACTGTAAGAGCGTCCACTTCAACGGCTTCGAGGACGCCGTTAAAGACCTGAGCTTTTACGAGATGTCGTCCTTCAAGGAGGGAATTGCCATGAAGCTGGCAGAGGAGTCGG CAAATGCCTACATCCTTCATAATGAGGACAAGCTGAGCCGAATCTACCCAGCAGGCTCCAGGACCAACTCATCCAACTACAACCCTGTGCCCCTGTGGAACGCCGGCTGCCAAATTG TGGCTCTGAACTTCCAGACGACGTGCCTGGACATGGATGTGAACCAGGGCAGATTCCTGGTGAACGGTAAAAGTGGCTACATCCTGAAGCCAGCCTACATGAGGGACGAAGCCACAGGGTTTGACCCCAACACTCTGACCCGAGGAGAGTGGCTGAAGCACAAGACGCTCCATGTCATG GTTATATCAGCGCAGCAGCTCCCCAAACTGAACAAGAAGAAATCCTCAATTGTGGACCCGCTGGTTAAAGTGGAGGTGTACGGAGTGCCGGAAGATGTTGCTGTGAAAGAAACCAACCCTGTTGAAAACAATG GGTTTAACCCTTCGTGGAACGAAAGCTTCGAGTTTGACCTGTACGTGCCAGATCTGGCTCTGGTGCGCTTTGTTGTGGAAGACCACGACTCAGCGTCTGATAACGAGTTTGTCGGACAGTACACACTTCCCTTCAACAGCCTGAAAATGG GATACAGACACGTGCCTCTGCTCAGTAAGAACGGAGACCGTCTCCCCTCAGCCGGACTCTTTATACATATCATGGTCGTAGATGTTAAGTGA